A region of Anopheles merus strain MAF chromosome 2R, AmerM5.1, whole genome shotgun sequence DNA encodes the following proteins:
- the LOC121589961 gene encoding probable cytochrome P450 4d14, giving the protein MFLVLLTTFFGIAITWLAVTIMRNRATVSKLKKQLPHFTVIPAIPVLGSAYHFKDPTPEGIFNTFTGFHKQYGRNLIAQGLFNVPSMQITDPKVIEQVMQARTIEKTIIYDFMIPWLGTGLAISTGAKWAQRRKIITPTFHFKILEDFLVIMNHQTDVLIEKLKQNANSTDFDIYEHVTYCALDIISESAMGVKLNTQQQPNSEYVMAVKEVSDIILKRLFSFLREYKWAFQFTKAHRRQEELVKIIHNFAYQVISERKKQLEDERERKRTLEKLVEEDVYGKRRMTLLDLLLNVTIDGKPLSDSDIREEVDTFMFAGHDTTTSCISFAAYYLSRDATVQQRVYDEILAIVGPDAKTQELTYGTLQELKYLEMVIKETLRMNPSVPIIGRRSAGDMLIDGVTIPKGMDFGILIYALHNDPELYPEPARFNPERFSEEASEKRQPYSYIPFSVGARNCIGQRYAMLEIKTMFVKLVANYRLLPCDERNQLRIKTDMTLKPVDGSFIKIVPR; this is encoded by the exons ATGTTTCTGGTTCTGCTAACAACGTTTTTCGGCATCGCCATCACCTGGCTGGCTGTAACCATCATGCGGAACCGTGCTACCGTGTCGAAACTCAAAAAACAGCTTCCCCACTTTACGGTTATTCCAGCGATTCCGGTGCTTGGCTCGGCGTATCACTTCAAAGATCCGACACCCGAAGGCATCTTCAATACTTTTACTGGGTTTCATAAGCAGTACGGCAGGAATCTAATTGCCCAGGGTCTGTTTAACGTCCCATCAATGCAGATCACTGACCCGAAGGTGATCGAGCAGGTTATGCAAGCGCGCACGATTGAAAAGACGATCATTTACGACTTTATGATCCCCTGGCTTGGGACGGGATTGGCAATATCGACCGGTGCGAAGTGGGCCCAACGTAGGAAGATCATTACGCCTACGTTTCACTTCAAGATACTGGAAGACTTCCTCGTCATCATGAACCATCAAACAGATGTGCTGATCGAGAAGCTGAAACAGAACGCGAATAGTACGGATTTCGATATTTACGAGCATGTGACGTACTGTGCGTTGGACATCATCTCAGAATCCGCAATGGGCGTGAAGCTGAACACGCAGCAGCAACCCAACTCGGAGTATGTGATGGCAGTGAAAGA AGTATCGGATATCATCTTGAAGCGTCTATTCTCCTTCCTGCGTGAGTACAAGTGGGCCTTCCAGTTCACCAAGGCCCATCGCCGTCAGGAAGAGCTGGTTAAGATCATTCATAATTTCGCGTATCAGGTGATAAGCGAACGCAAGAAGCAACTGGAAGACGAACGAGAACGGAAACGGACACTGGAAAAGCTTGTGGAAGAGGACGTCTACGGTAAACGTCGGATGACTCTGCTGGACCTCCTGCTAAACGTCACGATCGACGGAAAACCCCTCTCCGATTCGGACATCCGAGAGGAGGTTGATACGTTCATGTTTGCGGGTCACGATACGACCACCTCCTGCATCAGCTTTGCCGCGTACTATCTCTCTCGTGACGCTACCGTCCAGCAGCGTGTGTACGATGAGATTCTCGCTATCGTGGGCCCGGATGCCAAAACTCAAGAGCTTACCTACGGCACACTGCAGGAACTGAAGTACCTTGAGATGGTGATAAAGGAGACGTTGCGAATGAACCCATCCGTGCCGATCATTGGACGTCGATCAGCAGGCGACATGCTTATCGATGGTGTTACCATTCCGAAGGGAATGGATTTCGGTATTCTTATCTACGCGCTGCACAACGATCCAGAGCTGTACCCTGAACCGGCCCGTTTCAATCCGGAACGGTTCAGTGAGGAAGCTTCGGAAAAGCGACAGCCATACAGCTACATTCCGTTCAGTGTCGGCGCTCGTAACTGTATCGGACAGCGGTATGCGATGCTGGAGATCAAAACGATGTTCGTAAAGCTGGTGGCCAACTATCGATTGCTGCCCTGCGATGAACGTAATCAACTGCGCATCAAAACGGACATGACGCTGAAGCCGGTAGACGGTTCTTTTATTAAAATTGTCCCTAGATAG
- the LOC121589814 gene encoding probable cytochrome P450 4d14 produces MFLVLLTTLLGIAVTWMVVTIIRNRATVAKLKKQLHNFTVIPAIPVLGSAYHFKDPTPEGIFKTFTRFHRQFGRNLITQSLFNFPSIQVCDPKVIEQIMQARTIEKTIIYDFMVPWLGTGLVVSTGTKWAQRRKIITPTFHFKILEDFLVIMNHQTNVLIEKLKQNANRTDFDIYEHVTYCALDIISESAMGVKLNTQQQPNSEYVMAVKEISDIILKRLFSFLREYKWAFQFTKAHRRQEELVKIVHDFAHNVISERKKQLQDEREQQLTQEKLEEEDVYGKRRMTLLDLLLNVTIDGKPLSDSDIREEVDTFMFAGHDTTTSCISFAAYYLSRDATVQQRVYDEILAIVGPDAKTQELTYGTLQELKYLEMVIKETLRINPSVPIIGRRSAGDMLIDGVTIPKGMDFGILIYALHNDPELYPEPARFDPERFSEEASEKRQPYSYIPFSVGARNCIGQRYAMLEVKTMLVKLVANYRFLPCEESNKLRIKTDMTLKPVNGTFVKIVPR; encoded by the exons ATGTTTCTAGTGCTACTGACGACGCTTCTCGGTATTGCCGTTACCTGGATGGTTGTTACCATCATTCGGAACCGTGCTACCGTAGCTAAACTTAAGAAGCAGCTTCATAATTTCACCGTCATTCCGGCAATTCCGGTTCTTGGTTCGGCGTACCACTTCAAAGATCCGACACCCGAAGGCATCTTCAAAACGTTTACCAGGTTCCATAGACAGTTTGGCAGGAACCTCATTACCCAGAGTCTGTTCAACTTTCCTTCCATACAAGTATGTGATCCGAAAGTGATCGAGCAGATTATGCAAGCGCGCACGATTGAAAAGACGATCATTTACGACTTCATGGTGCCATGGCTTGGAACGGGATTGGTTGTATCGACTGGCACGAAGTGGGCGCAGCGCAGGAAGATCATTACGCCGACGTTTCACTTCAAGATACTGGAAGACTTCCTCGTCATCATGAACCATCAGACGAATGTGCTGATCGAGAAGCTGAAACAGAACGCGAATAGGACGGATTTCGATATTTACGAGCATGTGACGTACTGTGCGTTGGACATCATCTCAGAATCTGCAATGGGCGTGAAGCTGAACACGCAGCAGCAACCCAACTCGGAGTATGTGATGGCAGTGAAAGA AATATCAGATATCATCCTGAAGCGTCTATTCTCCTTCCTGCGTGAGTACAAGTGGGCCTTCCAGTTCACCAAGGCCCATCGCCGTCAGGAAGAACTAGTAAAGATTGTACATGATTTTGCTCATAATGTGATAAGCGAACGCAAGAAGCAGCTACAGGACGAACGAGAACAACAGCTCACACAGGAAAAGCTTGAGGAAGAGGACGTTTACGGTAAGCGTCGGATGACTCTGCTGGACCTCCTGCTAAACGTCACGATCGACGGAAAACCCCTCTCCGATTCGGACATCCGAGAGGAGGTTGATACGTTCATGTTTGCGGGTCACGATACGACCACCTCCTGCATCAGCTTTGCCGCGTACTATCTCTCTCGTGACGCTACCGTCCAGCAGCGTGTGTACGATGAGATTCTCGCTATCGTGGGCCCGGATGCCAAAACTCAAGAGCTTACCTACGGCACACTGCAGGAACTGAAGTACCTTGAGATGGTGATAAAGGAGACGCTTCGGATCAATCCATCCGTACCGATCATTGGACGTCGATCAGCAGGCGACATGCTTATCGATGGTGTTACCATTCCGAAGGGAATGGATTTCGGTATTCTTATCTACGCGCTGCACAACGATCCAGAGCTGTACCCCGAACCGGCCCGTTTCGATCCGGAGCGGTTCAGTGAGGAGGCTTCGGAAAAGCGACAGCCATACAGCTACATTCCGTTCAGTGTCGGCGCTCGTAACTGTATCGGACAGCGGTATGCGATGCTCGAGGTGAAGACTATGCTCGTAAAGCTGGTGGCCAACTATCGATTCTTGCCGTGTGAAGAAAGTAATAAGCTGCGCATCAAAACGGACATGACACTGAAACCGGTGAATGGTACGTTTGTTAAGATTGTCCCAAGATAA